A part of Desulfofundulus salinus genomic DNA contains:
- the prfA gene encoding peptide chain release factor 1, whose amino-acid sequence MLDKLDSLEQRYEELSNLIADPEVINDRARWQQYVKAHAELEEIVGVYREYKKVCRDIQEAKELLREKLEPDFRELVETELEAQEEKKEELEHKLKVLLLPRDPNDEKNVIMEIRAGTGGEEAALFAADLFRMYTRYAERQGWKIDLMNTSYTDLGGIKEVIFLIEGKGAYSKLKFESGVHRVQRVPTTESGGRIHTSAATVAVLPEAEEVDVEINPNDLRIDVFCSTGPGGQSVNTTQSAVRITHLPTGIVVSCQDEKSQHKNKEKAMRVLRARLLDRLQEEQQQKIASARRSMVGTGDRSERIRTYNFPQNRVTDHRIGLTIHRLEEVLMGELDEIIDALVTTDQARRLQQVDNA is encoded by the coding sequence ATGCTCGACAAACTGGACAGCCTGGAGCAGCGCTATGAGGAATTGAGCAACTTGATTGCCGACCCGGAAGTAATTAACGACCGGGCGCGCTGGCAGCAATATGTCAAGGCCCATGCGGAACTGGAAGAGATAGTCGGCGTGTACCGTGAGTATAAAAAGGTGTGCCGGGACATCCAGGAAGCAAAGGAACTCTTGAGGGAAAAGCTGGAGCCGGATTTCCGGGAGCTGGTGGAGACGGAGCTTGAGGCGCAGGAGGAGAAGAAAGAGGAACTGGAGCACAAATTAAAAGTGCTGCTGCTGCCCAGGGACCCCAATGATGAGAAGAACGTCATTATGGAAATACGCGCCGGTACCGGGGGGGAGGAGGCGGCCCTTTTTGCCGCCGACCTGTTTCGCATGTACACCCGGTATGCCGAGCGCCAGGGCTGGAAAATTGATTTGATGAATACCAGCTACACCGATCTGGGCGGTATCAAGGAAGTCATCTTTCTCATCGAGGGCAAGGGGGCTTACAGCAAGTTGAAGTTTGAAAGCGGCGTGCACCGGGTGCAGCGGGTGCCCACCACCGAGTCGGGGGGGCGCATCCATACTTCTGCCGCGACGGTGGCCGTCCTGCCGGAAGCTGAGGAAGTGGATGTGGAGATCAACCCCAACGACCTGCGCATAGATGTCTTTTGTTCCACCGGGCCGGGTGGCCAGTCGGTGAACACAACCCAGTCCGCGGTGCGCATTACCCACCTGCCCACGGGAATCGTGGTCTCCTGCCAGGATGAAAAAAGCCAGCACAAAAACAAGGAAAAGGCCATGCGGGTCCTGCGGGCCCGTTTGCTGGACCGGTTGCAGGAGGAGCAACAGCAAAAAATTGCCTCCGCCCGCCGCTCCATGGTCGGTACCGGGGACCGCAGCGAGCGGATCCGCACTTATAACTTTCCGCAAAACCGCGTCACCGACCACCGCATCGGTTTAACCATCCACCGCCTTGAGGAAGTGCTCATGGGCGAGCTGGATGAAATTATCGACGCCCTGGTCACCACGGATCAGGCCCGGCGCCTGCAGCAGGTGGATAACGCATAA